One Salvelinus fontinalis isolate EN_2023a chromosome 11, ASM2944872v1, whole genome shotgun sequence DNA window includes the following coding sequences:
- the usp12b gene encoding ubiquitin carboxyl-terminal hydrolase 12: MEILMTVRKIASICTMGANASALEKEIGPEQFPVNEHYFGLVNFGNTCYCNSVLQALYFCRPFREKVLAYKVQPRRKESLLTCLSDLFNSIATQKKKVGVIPPKKFISRLRKENELFDNYMQQDAHEFLNYLLNTIADLLQEEKGQERQQNGKLVQNGGGGGSSGTGGGEGEEGEKIQQTWVHEIFQGTLTNETRCLNCEAVSSKDEDFLDLSVDVEQNTSITHCLRGFSNTETLCSEYKYYCEQCRSKQEAQKRMRVKKLPMILALHLKRFKYMDQLHRYTKLSYRVVFPLELRLFNTSGDATNPDRMYDLVAVVVHCGSGPNRGHYITIVKSHGFWLLFDDDIVEKIDAQAIEEFYGLTSDISKNSESGYILFYQSRD, translated from the exons ATGGAAATACTGATGACAGTCCGAAAGATCGCCTCGATTTGTACGATG GGCGCCAATGCCTCAGCTTTGGAGAAGGAGATTGGACCGGAACAGTTTCCAGTTAATGAACACTACTTTGGATTGGTCAAC ttTGGAAACACCTGCTACTGTAACTCTGTGCTGCAGGCCCTCTACTTCTGCCGTCCTTTTAGGGAAAAGGTCTTGGCCTACAAGGTCCAGCCCAGACGTAAAGAGTCCctgctcacctgtctgtctgacctctTCAACAG CATCGCTACACAAAAGAAGAAGGTCGGCGTCATCCCTCCTAAGAAGTTCATCTCCCGTCTGAGGAAGGAGAATG agCTGTTTGACAACTACATGCAGCAAGATGCCCATGAGTTCCTCAACTACCTCCTCAACACTATCGCTGACCTGCTCCAGGAGGAGAAGGGCCAGGAGCGACAGCAGAACGGAAAACTGGTGCAGAACGGAGGAGGTGGGGGGAGCAgcgggacaggaggaggagagggagaggaaggggagaagatACAGCAGACCTGGGTCCATGAGATCTTCCAGGGAACCCTGACCAATGAGACGCGTTGCCTCAACTGTGAAGCT GTGAGCAGTAAAGATGAGGACTTCCTGGACCTGTCTGTCGACGTGGAGCAGAACACCTCCATCACGCACTGtcttag GGGTTTCAGCAACACTGAGACACTATGTAGTGAATACAAGTACTACTGTGAACAGTGTCGGAGTAAACAGGAGGCACAGAAAAG GATGCGTGTGAAGAAGCTCCCTATGATCCTGGCGTTACACCTGAAGAGGTTTAAGTACATGGACCAGTTGCATCGCTACACCAAGTTGTCCTATCGCGTCGTCTTCCCCCTGGAGCTCCGCCTCTTCAACACCTCAGGAGACGCCACCAACCCCGACCGCATGTACGACCTGGTCGCCGTGGTCGTCCACTGTGGaag tggtCCAAACCGTGGTCATTACATCACCATAGTGAAGAGTCATGGATTCTGGCTCTTGTTTGATGACGACATAGTAGAG AAAATCGACGCCCAGGCGATCGAGGAGTTCTACGGTCTAACGTCTGACATTTCTAAGAACTCTGAGTCAGGTTACATCCTGTTCTACCAGTCCCGGGACTGA
- the LOC129865610 gene encoding ras-like protein family member 11A-like, with product MRLPVDPTTTMNSGSSNFLLVPIQEYPVLDCVPNKNVKIVVLGASNVGKTALIVRFLTKRFIGDYEANTGALYSRKINLDGEQVSLQVQDTPCVSLQDDAEGLYCQEQINRSIYWADGYVLVFSITDDSSYRTIQPLYQHVRRIHPAGNIPVILVGNKSDLLRARQVPADEGETLAASLGGAYFEVSARENHEGVHAAFLHLCGEVSRALGGGNGEKRRGLHLARPKSPNMQELKRRFRQVLSSKGKSSTTPL from the exons ATGCGTCTTCCTGTCGACCCAACGACAACAATGAATAGTGGTTCTAGCAACTTTCTGCTAGTTCCAATACAGGAGTATCCCGTTCTAGACTGCGTACCCAACAAAAACGTCAAGATCGTGGTTTTGGGAGCGAGCAACGTGGGGAAAACAG CGCTGATAGTCAGGTTTCTGACTAAGAGGTTCATCGGGGACTATGAGGCAAACACAG GGGCCCTGTACTCCAGAAAGATCAATCTAGATGGAGAACAGGTTTCACTACAGGTTCAGGACACGCCCTGCGTCTCTCTAcag GACGATGCAGAGGGACTTTATTGTCAGGAGCAGATCAACAGGTCTATCTACTGGGCGGATGGATACGTCCTGGTCTTCTCCATCACAGATGACAGCAGCTATAGGACCATCCAGCCTCTCTACCAGCACGTCAGACGCATCCACCCTGCAGGGAATATACCTGTCATACTG gtggGCAACAAGAGTGACCTCCTCCGTGCCCGCCAGGTGCCAGCCGATGAGGGTGAGACTTTGGCAGCCTCTCTGGGTGGTGCGTATTTCGAGGTCTCTGCCCGGGAGAACCACGAGGGGGTCCACGCCGCCTTCCTGCACCTCTGTGGCGAGGTGAGCCGAGCGCTGGGCGGGGGGaacggggagaagaggagagggctgcACCTAGCTCGGCCTAAGTCCCCCAACATGCAAGAGCTCAAAAGAAGGTTCCGACAGGTGCTCTCTTCCAAGGGGAAGTCTTCCACTACCCCGCTGTGA